TTCAGCTGTTGatgtggaaaactgagctgttAAACAggtttcagtttagtttgtaTTGTAGTCTCTGTTGAAGCAGGTCCAAACAGCTGAGGCGCAAGAACACATGCATTGCAAAATACTTCCAAACACAGAGActatgaggaaaaaataaatcacttccaAATTTTAGATATAGCACACATttaagccaacattgttttttagccctttttacctaaaactcactaaattatgCAGAGAAACTGCGCCCAGAAGTACTGCTTTGTAGCTTAACTTACTCTCCAGTGCCCCCAGTGCTTTCCTTAAAGAGgcaatgcacactgaaataTCTGAAGGCCAACGGGATTTCTTTTGCCAAGAACCTTAAACAACCCAACAtaaaaaaggtggaaatatccctttaaacccTGAATGCTTTCTTAAAAGCCCTGAATCTATTAGGTTGGTGAAAAATAATATGCTTCTGATGAGTGTTATGATAGAAAATTGCTGAATGAAATATGTGATAACAAAAAAGCACCCTGCTAATCACAACATTCTTGTTGCCaagctgaaaaaaatctgccttttttcCTACTAAGAGCTTATAAACACTGTAgtacaaaaacaacttttatgaccattttttcatattagtgaatatatatttatatgttaGACTCCACattttgcttttgcttttcattttcatatttgcTCCATTTGTAAACCTTTACTCTAACTCCATACACTTTCTATGTTATGTAACTTAGGAAATAAACATCATGTCTTCTGCCCCTTTTAAGTAggcaaaagtgaaaatgattGATCTCCATCATGTGGTGTTATGATTTCAGAACGATAAGGCCAGCTTGAGAACAGattctaaaaaatattttagctctaaaggatgtttttttagtttgaactgcatctttttgcctgaattttgttgatttgcatttaaaatctaaatctgAGCTTGAATTTACTTCGAATAGTGTGTATAGCTGCCCTACAAGTAAAAACATTATGGGGAAGCATGCCCCAAGACCCTTCTATGTTTGGGCTGAGCCCCAGAATCATGGTCATTAGGTGAGTTTTATgctaaaatgaattaaatgtgcaaaaagaatCCTTAAAATATAGGCCTAATTTTGCACATGGCTGCAAAATGTAGGGGTCTGCTACTCCTTGAAGATGCACAGAGACCCCTAATCAGTGGTATTGTCTTGAACCGTATTATACCCTatcactttgtttctttttgtttcttaaaaTCGAGCATTTAGCGTTAGTTTAGGCAGGCCACGGAGTCGAGCGCCGCCATCTatctgatctcatgcaagccctcatcagccaACTGATTTGCTCTAAGTCTGCtcttggctaattgcactcatgctgccatatttaaactgctctagcctggctttactttgctgctccctctgcaaactgcttttgcaaccctcctccaccccagctcctcatCTATGCTATATCTTAGCGAACcaatgccattctgttgttaCTGACACCTGCTATGCTCTGGGTTTACTGCTGCTTTGCTCTCTGCCTTGGCTTTCCTTGcaggcacaggaagagcaggaatgtgtgctgttcatgcttgatgctttccacataggcttgtggaagagcaaggggatcccagaacagccacaccagcAAATATAAATGACAGCAATGAGAGCAAATTAATAGCTgctaataaaaagaaaaatttataACCACAAACCATCTGTGTTTCTTAACAAAGTGGCCCTGACGGAATTAACAGCAACTGCAATCCTTGTTTTGAACCATGGGAGACTGTTTGGAATAAGTGTCTTACTGTGTCTCCTCTCCTTTTACACTTTgcccacagtttaaaaaatgattatgataaacaaaaagtataaaaactgTAATacaatgcctttattttcaacTTTAAGTAAAAGCTGGGAAAACATCTGAAAAGCTGGGATGacaaaaagagggaaaacaacattttatttttacaaactttCTTCCCGCACCATCTGCTCTAGTGGTAACCCagattgtttttatgtattatGAAACAGAACACAGCCCGAGCTCCTCAGACAGGAGAGTCTTGGCTTGTCTACAGATCTAACTCAAGTCCTGTACTGATCTCAAGCATCGCTAATAAGCATGAAAGGCTGAAAAATACTCTCTTCATTAACATAAAAAGTCTCAATAATTTGGCTAATTTGAGTCAAAGTCTGTTGAAAGTTATTGATGTAAAATTTAAGCCCACTGAATAATAATGCAGTAAATTGTTTAGAGTTATGAGTCATCTAAGACCTTCAAGAAAACAATATAGAAGCTATAGCTGACAAtaccttgactcacatatgagtCACACAAGGCTCATTGTATAAAGCACAAATactgacatcttttttttttctaagtctgGATGATGGCTTTAATATCAGTTTTATAATTGGTACCACCAGCCAGCAGGCCACTGATATAAATGGTATACTATGCCATGAACGAGAAAAGGCTGATTGAAGGCCAGCTTGTGAGATAAAGTGGCATCTAATGATGAGGTTAGAAATTGCAAACAAATTGTAAACCACTCCCTTAACCCTCTTTTTCCAAACATATTTCTCTGCGGAATTGTGCTAGTCCATGGACAGCCTACTCAACCCCATTTAATTCAATTTCAGCACTTCCTGGCAGCAACCTCCTTCATTCGAGAGACTGCAGTCTATGCCCCACACGTATAAAGTCAACTTTATCAGATCTTTATCCAGATTTGCAATTTACCTCATAAAACAGTCTTGCTTTAGTAGGCCACTGCAACTGCTTGCTGACTGGAATAAACTGTTTGTTAAGGAGACCCTGATTTGACTCACATTTACATGTTAAATCTGTGTTCTGCTTTTTAAGCTGTCTACACAGAGCAATGCTAGATCAAAAACCTCACAGCAGGTTTAAGTTTGCAAAACAAGTATGTAAAAGGCCTTCTCAAATTTTTCATTGGATCTGAGCCATCTGAGGGGATGGCCAAAtgattaaaatagtaaaatcaATGACCAAAGAGTTCTTCATGATAAATCTGTATCTCTCTGATGCTCTTCAGAAGGACTTTGAGACCAACGAGCTGTGCTGACCTTTGGTTTTacatgagacaaaaacagagagagagtgcaATGTTTAACCTACTGAGACCGTAGCCAGGCATCCACAGACCAATGAGCAAATGTAAACAGGTCTAAACCTCTGTGTGCATTTTCAGTGTCAAGGTTCACAGGGTGCAATGAAAAATGACTCTGAAGGCTACAATCGACAAGGTGGTTGGCTGCTTGGTTAGCTGCTAGGTAGCTCAAACATTCAATTCATTCAATGGATATTGGATATGGAAAATGGATATTTTTCCGTCTTGCCTGATACACATTTTGGTTCAGCACCCAGTACTCAACCTTATGGGATGTGCGTGCCTTACAACTTTTTTGAcaagattccatgtctgtcatcaggcagaacCAGCTTGCAGAGCTCCAATCTGATTGGTTGTACCACGTCGGAGAACAGCTCGAACCAATCAGCGGCATTTGAGAAGAacaataaccttgcaaagcagatggattcgcccatttccgtgtttctcactggtgactccatcttgcaaatctcccatctgaacagCTTGGGCCCAGTCAGCATCGAGAGGCAGTACTTccgggcacggcagagtcgtcaAGAGCTTCTTTGTTCATACATCGAATTTTTATGGTTATAAGTTCAACATAATGTTGTGGCTGCTGACCCAGATGTCTCCAAAGGCTACAGTAAAATAACAGAACAAATCGTTTACATAGTGGCAAGCTCCCCATTGAGAGAGATACAGCGAAAACACAGTTAACACCTTGCAAgcaagtatgaaaatgtaaattccCAATGGGGTGTCAAAATATGCAGTGACACATGGCAGGCAACATGGAGGAAGAGCTACTGTCTCTGTGGACATCTAGGGCGACTTCTGAAGCAACAAAAATCATAACACTCAAGAAATCATTCTTATCGTATATTCCTTTTCTTCGGTCACCTCGCCCTAAATCTTACAAAATGGTTCCTAAAAAGATAATTAGAGAACAATTTTCCCACTGTTAGGATGGTCAGATCAGATCATTTGATCTTATAATTCAGCCCCTCACTGAATTCAGTTGCTGCTGTCTATTGCTCACACACTATGGCATGCAGGGAGCTTGGGGAGACGGGGTAGAAAATATCTAAAAAGCAAGAGTTAGCCACCCACTCCCAGTTGCATGGCACATCTCCATGCCTCCATTGAGGGCCTTTGAGATGCCAACACAGTGAAGCCTGAGATAGTAAAGCACTGCACCAAGAAAACCCTCCACTGCAGGAGGAAAACATCACTCAGCATTTCTTAATTATTTACAACTCCCGCCCCCCCATTACTTTTCACTCTGTGTAGGTCGCCTCTTTAAGGCAATAGTGCATGCTTTATGAACACAACACAGAACACAGGATCTATGGATGCATCACAGACAGATTGAGAAACTCTTTTTCAGGAAACACCAAgaatgtttgttgttgtttaggTCTGAGGCATCAACACATTATCTGTATTTTCAGTCAGACAATGGCACTGACAAGGACCATCTGTGGAACCATCTGCGAAGACTCTTCACCTCTCCAATGTGAGAGTGTTACACCGTTTCAAATGCATGCTCGCAGCGGGAACGGATCCAGTTCCGCATGGCTGGGGAACAAACAGGAAAGACCATCCAGTGACCAACAAGCTACCATGCTGTTATGCTGCTATCACTGTTGGCCAAATGCATGGGACCTAAACGGGCTGGGCAATGCGGGTTTCATTCTTAAATTCACACACTAAAGAGGTCCACATCCTGTTTGTCTCATCTCTAGTGGTTTCCTCAAATTTAGCAGAGAGATGTCTACTTTTTTGGTTGTAATTCAAAGGCCTCTTTAATTCAGCTCTTATTGTAGAAGTAAACAGCTTCAGCACTCAATTAACTGCACTCCAGCAAAAGCCTGCAGTAATTCTCAAATTTTGCCTGGCTGATGGTGATTCATCCCTGGATGCCCATGAGGTAAATGGTGGATCTCTGAGAATGGGCTTCTGATGTATTGGCCAGTCATGCTCCTTCAATTTCCTCCCGTCTTATCTTGGGAAACAAGCACTAGCAGACAGGGGCATTAAATCAGCACAGTAAAGGTCCGTTGTAAAGACACTAAGCATCTGTTCTCTGTTAACAAGAAGTGACCTGCAGCTGGTGGTCACAGCAGATAAACTACATGGCTCCGAACAAATAAAGAAACCAGTCAGATCTCGTATCAATCCCTCAGCATAATGGCTGGGATTGTGTCTCTCTCTGCGCCGCTCTGCTTTGAAGATCTGGCACGGTTCAGCAGCTGGATATCTGACGCTCCCTCATGTCCCACAAGCAGACGAGCAGGTACAACACCCCTGGGTGTTTTTAGCAATTCTCTCATGGAGTAACAGAGACTGCTGTAGTCTGAAACGCTGcgacactaaaaataaacttgtgaagaaaaaaaacccttctgGATTGCTCAGCAATGTGACTTGAAAATGCAAAGTTTGTTTATCTCTGAGCTGCTGCATCAACATAAGCACAGAGGTGTCAGTCAGATTTAGTAGCTGAGATTATAAATGGAAGAGGACAGATGTGAAAATTCTGGTGTGGAtgtcctctccttcctcctctctcgGGGGCTGTATTGATTACAACTGTCTTTTCCAATCTGTCTCAGTATTTAGGCAAATCCAGTCACCTGTTCTAAAGATGCTGTGAATCGATTCACAGCCAGAACTCGAAAATGAAGCTACTCTCTTCTAAAGCtcattctgtttgtttttttttaatatgcacCAAGGCTGGGAACAGAAATCACCACATTTTTGGGgactgataaaatatgatttagGTTGTTAGCTCCATGCATGGTTAGTAAAGAGGACAGAAAAACATGGAGTCATGCACCTTTACCAATTGTGGCCATGGTAACAGCAAGATCAGAAGAATCACAATGATTAAATGCTCTGTGCATGTAACAGTCTTTTTTGTAGTCCATGATACCTGTGCCAAATTTCAAAGCCTGTGCAGAATGGGCCATTGTTGCATGAACAGTAGCAGTGGATCATTTCTCATGTCAATAAAGATGTTTGGAATTTGTGAAAGATGATGCACTTTGGATGGTTCTTCATGGTTGAAGAGACAGCATGGTTATGGAGGAAAACAAGCTGAAGACATGGAATTATGGGTACAGAAGGCGTGTATTCCTCAGCTTTAAATAATGCAGTTGGTGTGCAGAGCACTTACTTCATCCCGccatcgttttttttttttttttaccttaacaCCCATGTTTCCTGGAGCTCCACATCTCTCATTTTCTCTCGTTTCATGAGATACAGCCTAAGAAtcaattttcctcttttgtctCTCGTCTAAATCCGGTCTTTCTCTGGACAGAAACCAGAGGGctggcagagagacagaaacccAGAGAGAGAGGTATCGGCAGAAGGGTGTCGTCCAATCACTACTGTGGTTGCTCATGTGAGAGGAGGCAGCTGCAGATATCTTTCAGACTGTTCATTCAGTCTTTTCCTCCCCTCCCCCATTTAATCCCCCGTGCTCCAGGTCCGTAGGAGGAGTTGGAGATGAAGGAACAGAGTGGCAGCTTCTTTTTTCTGTCCTCCTTCCATATTAAAATCATAAGAAATGAAGCAAAAAGTCTGTTTACAACGCACACTGCTCTGACCTACAAAGCGTAATAACCCTCGGCTGCAGGATGAGGTAATATCACAACAAGTAAGCGATCACATCACCTGTTCTGTGGCACAGCTGGAGTTGAAAGCTGCCCTACCCACATCAGCATTTGAAGGCATCACTTATGTTTTTCCTCCTAGTCTGCAGGCACATCAAACCTCAGTGTGCACTCCTTAAAAATCCTGCAGCAACGCCCAGGGACTGCAACCACCAAGTCTCCCTCATGACTTACCGGGTCTGTTTTCTTATATCAGATCTGCAATGAGGAGGCAGGGACACAGCCAGCTTCCattcttgttttaattaatCTAAAGGGGGCTTTAGCAAAGCTTATGGAGCTACACCCTGAGTAACATTTATCAGCCATTCATGAATAAACTAAGGACATAATCACAACACCAGAGCATGCTGTAGTAAAATCAATGcaataattcaaaataagaaGCTCTACCAACGCCTCTGCATGAAACATTCTGCAGCAGAGCAATGTTTTCAGTGAGACATTTCCCCTCAAACAAAGAAATCAATCAAACAttcatttacatatttttacctCTCATGGGTTAATTAGCAGCAGCTCCATGCATACTGAGTTACACTGCACACGTtcacacatttttcattcaaatgGCTCAGTAAGTAGCAGGCTCATAAAGACAATGAAAATGTGTGCAGTCAAATAGGCAATAAATGTGTTTCCTCAAAACATATTATTtccactccctctctctctctttctctagtGAATGAAATGCTGCATTCATTCAGCTTATAagtgagagatacaaatatgcAAAGTCAGTCTGCAAATGCATAACCTTAATATAATTATAAATGATGTCATGTTAAAATATCGTTAGAAGTAGATGACATAGGATCCTACCTGAGAATCCAGCACTgcttctctccctcctctctctcggGGAGCTGTCAGGGAATGATGCGGACTAAATTTCTGTGCTGCACTTGGATCCGAGCACAGACTCAGTCATTGCGCATGGTGCCTGTCACCAAAACGCaagctttaattttattctttatttgtacccggaggaggaggagtagtCTGTGATGCACGAGGCAGAGCGGACCTCCACAATGCGTGGGAACTTGTCTTCTATTCTGCGTGGAGGATGGAAAGCCCTTGGTACCCTGGGAAGGAAACCCCTGGATCTGAAGTGATAACACTGATGCTTAAGTGGATAGTCATCACCTGATCAGATAGTCTCTATTACAGCGAGTAGTGTCTAAATTTGGCTCACCAGTCTTGCAGCCTTAGTGAGAAATCGCTGTCACTTTTAACATTATGCATCGATCTGTAATGATAAATACATGCATTTAACACTGTTTTCACGCATGACTGCGATTATTAGTCCGTGTTTTCCAAGCCTATGTATAAATGCAATCAAATGTTTTCCGGGTATCTCATAATTCTGTATGTCTATCCTCCACAAATACGAGCCTCCACAATTATGATGCAATTAGACAGAAACATGTATAATTTAACAGCACATCATCTACATGTTACTAACCCATAATAGAAGTCTTATTCTCGCTGGCACCTTATTTCCAGTCATATGTATTTGATTTATCCATTTTAAAGCAGTTGTATTTACCAAGAAACTAGTGAAATTCTGTTATCAGTAAAGAGAAAACCTCTATTTCGAATATAACTGCGGAGACACTGCGCCATCTAAGGGGCGAGGTAATTATTGCACCTAGGAATGAATGGAAAACAACCCCTTTGCCGCAAAATAGGGTATATTTCTGTGTTGTATAAATGTAATTTCAATAAAGAAGTGCCAAATCGCGCAATTTCGAAATATGCTTCGATTTTAGTAGCTAGAAATACATGTCGAAACTGTAATAGTGTATGTTCGCCACACCCACTCATAAGAAAACACAGGAAGGCAAGATATTACCCCTTCCCTTATTCCGTATTTGTTCCTAATATTGTCCCTTTTCGGAATTATTTCTTTACTTACATGTCTGACACAAGTGCTGTGTGTAGATATGTTTCAAATAGGCGCAGTTTGCCTACAGCAGTATATATGCAACACAAAAGCGATTAAAAAAAGGTGTTCGTTGAAGTTGTTTTACAAGCATCATGCACGCATGCGCAACAGTTAAACGGAACAATTGGATGTGAATTTATTGGGCTTCTTTGTACAGTTTTACTCAGTTGTGAACACTGATttaacagtaatgttagatgtcaaaaaatgttcaaatatcaAGGGGACTAAGCTGGTTTCCGCCTGTAAATGCAGTGGGTGCTGTGTTTTACGTGAATATCTTGTTGTCGTTTCGTCTTTGGTATATAACGTGACTGAATTCATCGTTGTGGTCACCTGACTTCTTGTGTTTCTGGTAAAGAAACATGGCTGCACACCTATCGTACGGCAGggttaatttaaacattttgagaGAAGCAGCACGGAAAGAGCTTCGTGAGTTTCTGGACAAATGTGCGGGGAGCAAGGTAAGAAGAAAATGCACATAAACATGCTAAAGATGGCGGAAACAGCAACAGTTATGCACGGTCATGGACCTGACAGTTAAGCTAGTTCTCCAGTCTACGCTTTCATGGAGCTGTCTGTGATACAAAGTTAATCAAAGTCTGATAAGATGTTAAAGTTATGTTTGTAGccacagtgctgtttttttattttttgttgtttgccTTGTTGTTCCGACGTGTGGTTTAACTGTGTCGTCACACCTTGCCACTACAAGTCTTGATGTGTTGTTGCCTcttgtttatttgtgttgtttttctctaatactgattattgtttgttttcccTTTCAGGCCATAGTTTGGGATGAATATCTGACAGGACCATTTGGACTGATAGCCCAGTACTCTCTACTGAAGGTAAGTGcctattttctagtttttgtttttgaatgcaGACACAGTCTCATAGCTTACAGTGTAATCTAAGGTTGTCAACAAATTTATGCTTTAATACTATTTTGATACCACACGTTAGAATCGCTGTTATTTGAATGATTATTGTATCAAGAGTTGTGAAACTTTCAGAGCAAGAGCTAGATCCCACAGCAGTTACTTTGGAGAGGGATGAATCCTTcaaaattgcaagcaaactctTGAACATTGTCTAAATTGGCCTAAGAGGATATACATTTTGTAATTATGCAGTTCAGATAGTTTAAAGGAGTTTACCTTATCAGTTCTGTACAGtacaataataaagaaataataggTGCCCAGGACTTTAGGTTTTGTTCCTGTGGTATTAAAACAAGTAGGGATGTACAGATTGTGAACATCCATTTGGTGTGTGACTCTAAATGATGTTTTagagggatgcacaatattgaatTTATGCCAACAAGTGATATGCTGGTATTCACAAATTGTTTTTAGCACATACGATACCTAAATGTGGTTTGGATCTAAAACAGGGTTCCTAGGAtccttgaaaatgaaaaaaaaaaatagtcagtTGGACTTTTGACattaagactttaaaaagtATAATAATTACCAGTTGCAGTCTTACATTTTAGATGGCGCTTTGACTTATGTCTTTATACAGTCTTCTTATTCTGGCAATTTGTATTTGATTTGTatcattctttttttgcattgttaAGAATCAACTTAGCAATCCTGCTAAATAGTGTTACAATAAATGCCGTTATACAGTACATTGATTAAATAGAGGTAtcaaatgtgccaaaaatgaTCCAGTTTGGGCATCTATGACCTAAAAGTttcttttgacatttcaaaaacaGTGTATTTAAGCCCTGGACCAGTGTACAGAAAAATCTTGCATGCCTTTAATTTGGCTGTGAAAAGTGATATTGATTTTTCCCAAGATCGTCAAAAGGACCCGaaaatcttaaatttgatttttcaaGGTGTGAAGAAACGCTGTAAgtcttcagtccttaaaacccACAATTTAGAGTtggaggatgaacaaattaacaacgCTCAGCTCGTAAAATACACTATGAAGTGTAAGGAATGGTaatgattaaagaaaaagactaTGGCTGACATGGGTCTGTCAGTCTGAGCTAACGGTACAATAACATTTGTTCATATGGCTAATATTTAGAGCACATATTGGCAGATTTTTAGGGTATAAATATAAGCAGAAACTTTAATATCTACTGATacgataattcactttttaggccaatatctgccaatactgttAAAAAGCCAATAATATTGTGAATCCCTAATatttgaccataaaaacagatcTGAGGTGTCTGACATGTCACCTCTTCTGCCCAATAGAAACCGTTCAGGTTTTTTTACTAAATGCAAAGACTAAATTGAAACtactaaaagataaaaatctgcTCCTGACATCTTTTCATGCTTCATTATTTTGATGTCAAAAAGGCTGATATTACCAATTTTGATGTTGTACTTTTGCACCGTAGAAACAAGTActgatattgtttgattttcgATAGCATTGTACCCAAGTTTAAAGTTCTCTTATTGTAAAGACTCAAACATAATACATGTATCATAACAGCTTAGGTTTGTATTGATTGCAGATCTCATACCTTTTTATTGCTCTGTCTTTCAGGAACATGAAGTTGAAAAGATGTTCACCCTCAAGGGTGGCAGGCTGCCCGCTGCTGATGTCAAAAACATTATCTTCTTTGTTCGCCCCAGACTTGAGCTCATGGACATCATTGCTGAAAATGTGTTCAGGTTTGttaatattcatattttcatctatttattaagtattttatttgttctttttgcAAAGCTTCCAATAGTATTGAACATTTCTCTTTTAGTGAGGACAAGATGCACTCTGCAAGAGACTTCCACATCTTGTTTGTGCCTCGACGGAGCATGCTGTGTGAACAAAGGCTTAAGGAACAGGGAGTGTTAGCCTCTTTCATTAACATTGACGAGTACATCCTGGACCTGATTCCCTATGATGGTGACCTGCTCTCCATGGAGTATGAAAGTGCTTTCAGGGTGGGTTTACCGTCTACACTGCTCATTTTGAAGCCATTCTTATGAAATACCTGTGTGTTGtctaaaagttaaagttaacaAATGTCCAACTGACATTAAGGGAAGCTGAAGGCACTAGTTTGAATTGTACACTTCATCCAGGTTGTTTTGTAGTCTACATCTAACTTGAAAGATTCTTTCTGCCTTTGTCTCCTATAGGAGTGCTATTTGGAAAACGACCAAACAAGCCTTTACCACACAGCCAAAGGCCTCATGACTTTACAGGCATTGTACGGCACCATCCCACAGATCTGTGGGAAAGGAGAATGTGCTCGGGTAAATAGattgtataaataaaaaaaagcttttttgcaCATGGATAACAACTTAGGAGCTGCCAGGTGgataaatgtgctttaaaatatattttccatttttttctcagcatGTTGCCAACATGATGCTGCGGATGAAGAGAGAGTTTGCTGGCATTCAGAATCAGATCCTTCCTGTGTTTGATACTCTCCTACTCCTGGACCGTAATGTCGACCTGCTCACACCCCTGGCAACACAGCTCACCTATGAGGGTCTCATTGATGAGATCTATGGAATCACTAATGGTCAGAATAAACTTTTATGACAGTTTGTCTTTGCATGTAACTGTCAGACTATGTGGTTTTCTTGAAGCtgcatgtttgtttgtatgCATCCTTGGTTACGTTATTTTTACCCCCTCTTACTCACAGGTTACGTTAAGTTGCCTCCTGAAAAGTTTGCACAGAAGAAGCAGGGTGAGGCGAGCAAAGATTTACCAACAGAGCCCAAGAAGTTACAGCTCAACTCAGCAGAGGAGCTGTATGCAGAGATACGGGACAAAAACTTCAATGCTGTTGGTGCAGCGCTCAGCAAGAAGGCCAAAATAATATCTGCTGCTTTTGAGGTTGGTGCTCTGGTACATTTGCCCATTCTGTAAAGATAATggtgcaaaaagaaaacaagtgcaGTGGGTGATACTCTCAGGGAGCTGTAATAGATCACTGTCAGACATCCCAGCTAAACTATTATGATTATAATCTCTGTGGCATTTTACTTCAAAGgtcaaaaacacaaatcaaccAGGAAAGGAAAGTGATGACAATCATCTAGAGATAAGAGAATCATTCAGGCAGTATGCTGAACAGCCAAACATATTAGCATCTCTTATCAGATCACAAATTACATTGATTTTAACCACACTGGTGGTGATTACCTCTTGATAAGCACATTTGTATGAAGGTGTTTCTTTGCTAGAAAGCAATGACTTGAAAAGCCTTGTAGTGCAGTGTGAGGGAGACCTCCTGCATATCAGTAGTGTAGTGCAGGTATGTGGAGTATACTAACTTCTAACCCCCCTCTCTACGAATGGTTAAGGCAACAGAAAAGTAATCTGGGTACAAATATGTGTTGCTTTGTAATGCATTAACCCCATCATTGCTGAGGAATTTGGAACCACTTAATCAAAATGCACAGTCATGTGGTTCTCAGCCTATACCTGTGGGCCAGTGGTGATGGTAAAATCAGCTCCAATTTGCCtgttaatttcataataatcatTGCTTCTTAAAGAGGCATAACTCAAATGACTGTGTGAATACTAAAGGTATGTATTTTAGGTGAACTAAGCATGCAAGATGGCCCTATGTCTTTGTTTATAACACAGGGTGGTAATCCTTTGCTGGATGGGCCGCTTAAAATAACTGAGGGTTAATCAGGAGTATACTCACTTCTTCAGGTGCCTTTACAACACTGCTGCATAtcatagatacatagatagatcaGACACAGTATTAATCAT
The Cheilinus undulatus linkage group 5, ASM1832078v1, whole genome shotgun sequence DNA segment above includes these coding regions:
- the vps33a gene encoding vacuolar protein sorting-associated protein 33A, which encodes MAAHLSYGRVNLNILREAARKELREFLDKCAGSKAIVWDEYLTGPFGLIAQYSLLKEHEVEKMFTLKGGRLPAADVKNIIFFVRPRLELMDIIAENVFSEDKMHSARDFHILFVPRRSMLCEQRLKEQGVLASFINIDEYILDLIPYDGDLLSMEYESAFRECYLENDQTSLYHTAKGLMTLQALYGTIPQICGKGECARHVANMMLRMKREFAGIQNQILPVFDTLLLLDRNVDLLTPLATQLTYEGLIDEIYGITNGYVKLPPEKFAQKKQGEASKDLPTEPKKLQLNSAEELYAEIRDKNFNAVGAALSKKAKIISAAFEERHNAKTVGEIKQFVSQLPHMQAARSSLANHTSIAELIKDITTSEAFFDNLTVEQEFMTGVDTDKVNTYIEDSIAQKDPLIKILRLVCMQSVCNNGLKQKVLDYYKREILQTYGYEHILTLNNLEKVGLLKPQTSSRNNYPTIRKTLKLWMEDANEQNPNDISYVYSGYAPLSIRLTQVLARPGWRSIEEVLKMLPGPHFEERQQLPAGLHKKRQQGENRTTLVFFLGGVTYAEIAALRFLSQMEDSGMEYIIATTKLINGTTWIKSLMDRPESQTP